One genomic segment of Caballeronia sp. TF1N1 includes these proteins:
- a CDS encoding CoA-acylating methylmalonate-semialdehyde dehydrogenase: MNIAAEHPAQGVARADTSTRTAKLLIDGKFIDSKTADWRDIVNPATQEVVGRVPFATKEEVDAAVTAAHKAFQTWRTTPLGVRMRLMLRFQDLVRQNLKRVAQTLTAEQGKTLADAEGDIFRGLEVVEHACSISTLQQGEFSENVAGGVDTYTLRQPIGVCAGITPFNFPAMIPLWMFPMAIVCGNTFVLKPSEQDPLSTMELVELAVEAGIPPGVLNVVHGGKEVVDAICTHPLIRAISFVGSTAVGTHVYNLASQHGKRVQSMMGAKNHAVVLPDANKEQTLNALAGAGFGAAGQRCMATSVAVFVGAAKDWVPELVERARSLKVNGGTEPNTDVGPVVSKAAKERILGLIGQGVEEGATLALDGRDVSIEGYESGNFIAPTIFTGVTTEMTIYKQEIFGPVLCVLEAATLEDAIELVNRNPMGNGVGLFTQSGAAARKFQSEIDIGQVGINIPIPVPVPAFSFTGSRGSKLGDLGPYGKQVVQFYTQTKTVTARWFDDATVNDGVNTTIALR, translated from the coding sequence GTGAATATTGCTGCTGAACATCCGGCTCAAGGCGTGGCTCGCGCAGACACGTCGACTCGCACGGCCAAATTGCTGATCGACGGCAAATTCATCGACTCGAAGACTGCGGATTGGCGCGATATCGTCAATCCGGCGACGCAGGAAGTCGTCGGCCGCGTGCCGTTCGCGACCAAGGAAGAAGTCGATGCCGCCGTCACTGCCGCGCACAAGGCGTTTCAGACCTGGCGCACCACACCGCTCGGCGTGCGCATGCGCCTCATGCTGCGCTTTCAGGATTTGGTGCGGCAGAACCTGAAACGCGTGGCGCAGACGCTGACCGCCGAGCAAGGCAAGACGCTGGCCGATGCCGAAGGCGATATCTTCCGCGGCCTCGAAGTCGTCGAACATGCGTGTTCCATCAGCACGCTGCAACAGGGCGAGTTTTCGGAGAACGTCGCGGGCGGCGTGGATACCTACACGCTGCGCCAGCCGATTGGCGTCTGCGCGGGCATCACGCCTTTCAACTTTCCGGCCATGATCCCGCTCTGGATGTTCCCGATGGCGATCGTCTGCGGCAACACTTTCGTGCTGAAGCCATCGGAACAAGATCCGCTTTCGACCATGGAACTGGTCGAACTCGCGGTCGAAGCGGGCATTCCGCCGGGCGTGCTCAACGTCGTGCACGGCGGCAAGGAAGTGGTGGATGCCATCTGCACGCATCCGCTGATCCGCGCGATTTCCTTCGTCGGCTCGACGGCGGTCGGCACGCACGTGTACAACCTCGCAAGCCAGCACGGCAAGCGCGTCCAGTCGATGATGGGCGCCAAGAATCACGCCGTCGTCCTGCCCGACGCCAACAAGGAGCAGACGCTCAACGCGCTCGCGGGCGCGGGCTTCGGCGCGGCGGGACAACGCTGCATGGCGACCTCGGTCGCGGTGTTCGTGGGCGCGGCCAAGGACTGGGTGCCGGAACTCGTCGAACGCGCGCGCTCGCTAAAAGTCAACGGCGGCACGGAGCCGAATACGGATGTCGGGCCGGTTGTATCGAAGGCAGCGAAGGAACGCATTCTCGGGCTGATCGGCCAAGGCGTGGAAGAGGGCGCGACGCTCGCGCTCGACGGACGCGACGTGTCGATCGAAGGCTACGAGAGCGGTAACTTCATCGCGCCGACCATTTTCACGGGCGTCACCACCGAGATGACCATCTATAAGCAGGAGATATTCGGGCCGGTGCTGTGCGTGCTGGAAGCGGCGACGCTCGAAGACGCGATCGAACTCGTGAACCGCAATCCGATGGGCAACGGCGTCGGCCTCTTCACGCAAAGCGGCGCGGCGGCGCGCAAGTTCCAGAGCGAGATCGATATCGGTCAAGTCGGCATCAACATTCCGATTCCGGTGCCGGTGCCCGCGTTCAGCTTCACGGGATCGCGCGGCTCGAAGCTCGGCGATCTCGGTCCGTACGGCAAGCAGGTCGTGCAGTTCTATACGCAGACTAAAACCGTGACCGCGCGCTGGTTCGACGACGCCACCGTCAACGACGGCGTCAACACGACCATCGCGTTGCGTTAA
- a CDS encoding LysR family transcriptional regulator has product MQKHTNFDLSKLNWDDLRYFLEVARTQRASHAAKRLGVDYTTVARRIRVLEDALGALLFDKSRSGGFVLTAEGQHLLGFVDSIETTVQSGTEQIANTGHALSGHVRVGSTEGFGCFFLAPQLARFQDAHPNISIDLLPVPHFVSLSKREADIAVTLERPEQGQYVYTKLCDYRLKLYATAEYLDAHPRIQTKDDLPRHRFASYIDDLAFSYELLYLERAVPGAVSRFRSTSVIGQYFAALQGRALAILPCFMAAPDARLVAVLPEQVEVTRAFYLSCREDLRKLRRITTVWDYLREAADANRAFLMGSDSNMTWVDVKAS; this is encoded by the coding sequence ATGCAAAAACACACGAACTTCGATCTAAGCAAACTCAACTGGGACGACCTGCGCTATTTCCTCGAAGTCGCCCGCACGCAGCGCGCGAGCCACGCCGCCAAGCGGCTGGGCGTGGATTACACGACGGTCGCGCGGCGCATTCGCGTGCTGGAAGACGCACTCGGCGCGCTGCTCTTCGATAAATCGCGCAGTGGCGGCTTCGTCCTTACGGCGGAAGGACAACATCTGCTCGGTTTCGTCGATTCGATCGAGACCACGGTACAGTCCGGCACCGAGCAAATTGCCAACACGGGCCACGCGCTGTCCGGCCACGTGCGTGTCGGCTCGACGGAAGGTTTCGGCTGCTTTTTCCTTGCGCCGCAACTCGCGCGCTTTCAAGATGCGCATCCGAACATTTCCATCGATCTGCTGCCCGTGCCGCATTTCGTGAGTCTCTCGAAACGCGAAGCGGATATCGCCGTCACGCTCGAACGCCCGGAGCAAGGCCAGTACGTCTACACGAAGCTCTGCGATTACCGACTCAAGCTCTACGCCACCGCCGAATATCTCGACGCGCATCCGCGCATCCAGACGAAGGACGATCTGCCGCGTCATCGTTTCGCGAGTTATATCGACGATCTCGCCTTCAGCTACGAGCTGCTTTACTTGGAGCGCGCGGTGCCGGGCGCGGTTTCGCGCTTTCGCAGCACGAGCGTGATCGGGCAGTACTTCGCCGCGTTGCAGGGCCGCGCGCTCGCCATCCTGCCGTGCTTCATGGCCGCGCCGGATGCGCGACTCGTGGCGGTGTTGCCGGAGCAAGTCGAAGTGACGCGGGCGTTTTATCTTTCTTGCCGCGAGGACTTGCGCAAGCTCAGACGCATCACGACAGTGTGGGATTACTTGCGCGAAGCAGCGGACGCCAACCGCGCGTTTCTCATGGGCAGCGACTCGAACATGACGTGGGTCGACGTCAAGGCATCCTGA
- a CDS encoding M23 family metallopeptidase has protein sequence MAFVIWSRRSVSSKRIRFVEARTARAIAVVALIALLIAALALGIAIGTIFGRSHLGEEHALVSRNSYEIEQLGRLNASLIELAPRVESLAAQVGELHDFDAHLKAANGGEGGAPGVHDVPPLPDSDEGGPALDGAGGPELPPHLCDTNSSATGSPRQRMKRAEQIIDCIGDKLSLLQDKTFAHYAAYMAYPGRDPAPGSHFGSPYGNRFDPFTGRLSFHPGMDLVAPTGTPILASAGGRVVQAGEHSGYGNAVDIRHSNGVVTRYGHASKLLVHQGEYVMPGQEIAEVGSTGRSTGPHLHFEVILDGAQINPKPYLMLFRGIAHAQG, from the coding sequence ATGGCTTTCGTCATCTGGTCACGGCGATCGGTATCGAGCAAGCGCATTCGCTTCGTCGAAGCGCGTACCGCGCGTGCAATCGCCGTCGTCGCGCTGATCGCGCTGCTCATCGCGGCGCTCGCGCTCGGCATTGCCATCGGCACGATCTTCGGGCGCAGTCATCTCGGCGAGGAACACGCGCTCGTCTCGCGCAATTCCTACGAGATCGAACAACTCGGCCGTCTCAATGCCTCGCTGATCGAACTCGCGCCGCGCGTGGAAAGTCTTGCCGCGCAAGTCGGCGAACTGCACGATTTCGACGCTCACCTCAAGGCCGCGAACGGCGGCGAGGGCGGAGCACCCGGTGTCCACGACGTCCCCCCGCTGCCCGATAGCGACGAAGGCGGCCCCGCACTCGATGGCGCGGGCGGCCCCGAACTGCCACCGCATCTTTGCGATACGAACAGCAGCGCGACCGGCTCGCCCCGGCAGCGCATGAAGCGCGCCGAGCAGATCATCGACTGTATCGGCGACAAACTCTCGCTGCTCCAGGACAAGACCTTTGCACACTACGCCGCCTACATGGCCTACCCCGGCCGCGATCCTGCGCCGGGCTCGCACTTCGGCTCGCCTTACGGCAATCGCTTCGACCCGTTCACCGGCAGGCTCAGTTTCCATCCCGGCATGGATCTGGTCGCGCCCACGGGCACACCCATTCTCGCGAGTGCGGGCGGTCGCGTGGTCCAGGCCGGCGAGCATTCCGGCTATGGCAATGCGGTGGATATCCGTCACAGCAACGGCGTCGTCACGCGTTACGGCCATGCATCGAAACTGCTCGTGCATCAGGGCGAGTACGTGATGCCGGGACAAGAGATCGCCGAAGTCGGTTCCACGGGGCGTTCGACCGGACCGCATCTGCACTTCGAGGTGATCCTCGATGGCGCGCAGATCAATCCGAAGCCCTATCTCATGCTTTTCAGGGGCATCGCTCATGCGCAAGGCTGA
- a CDS encoding polymer-forming cytoskeletal protein — protein MFSSKKDTQGVKQAKLATLIAHNVHISGDLEFSEGLRMDGQVTGNVTGRMGDESLLVVSDQGAIHGNVVAHDVIINGRVVGDVTVANFVELQSNAHVHGNIYYQKLRMDVGATVEGKLTRLDSMQGGLVATLPAPEPIPVLDYSAK, from the coding sequence ATGTTTTCATCGAAGAAAGACACTCAAGGCGTGAAGCAAGCCAAGCTTGCCACGCTCATCGCGCATAACGTTCATATCTCGGGCGACCTCGAATTCAGCGAGGGCCTGCGCATGGACGGTCAGGTCACTGGCAACGTGACGGGCCGCATGGGCGACGAGTCGCTGCTCGTCGTGAGCGATCAGGGCGCGATTCACGGCAACGTCGTCGCGCACGATGTAATCATCAACGGACGCGTGGTCGGCGACGTGACCGTCGCGAATTTCGTCGAGCTTCAGTCCAACGCTCACGTGCACGGCAACATCTACTATCAAAAGTTGCGCATGGACGTCGGCGCGACCGTAGAAGGCAAGCTGACTCGGCTCGATTCGATGCAAGGCGGCCTCGTCGCCACGCTGCCCGCGCCCGAACCCATTCCCGTGCTCGATTACTCGGCGAAATAA
- the corA gene encoding magnesium/cobalt transporter CorA, protein MLVNCAAYQNGRKLADVHIDDINAYRDLPDSFIWVALKEPGPGELAHMTHQFGLHELAVEDAQNGHQRPKIEEYGDSLFAVFHTVEFDEEGEVLVGEMNVFVGKNYVLSVRNRTTQGFQEVRKRCEREPHLLKHGPAFVMYALLDAVVDRYFPVLESLGSELDEVEERIFEQNGSTASREIIEDLYSLKRRMTILQHHTAPLLEAVSKLYGGRSPGVCAGMQEYFRDVYDHLLRIVKTIEGRREMIVTAIQVNLGLIALSESEVTKRLGSFAALFAVPTMIAGIYGMNFHRIPELDWAYGYPACLAVMLAVDLVLYWRFKKAGWL, encoded by the coding sequence ATGCTGGTCAATTGCGCGGCTTATCAAAACGGCCGGAAGCTCGCGGACGTGCATATCGACGATATCAACGCTTATCGCGATCTGCCCGATTCTTTCATCTGGGTTGCATTGAAGGAACCTGGTCCCGGCGAACTCGCCCACATGACGCATCAGTTCGGCTTGCACGAGCTCGCGGTTGAAGACGCGCAAAACGGCCATCAACGTCCGAAGATCGAGGAATACGGCGATTCGCTATTCGCCGTGTTCCACACTGTCGAGTTCGATGAAGAAGGCGAAGTGCTCGTTGGCGAGATGAACGTATTCGTCGGCAAGAACTATGTGCTCTCGGTGCGTAATCGGACAACGCAAGGCTTTCAGGAAGTCAGAAAGCGCTGCGAGCGCGAGCCGCATTTGCTCAAGCACGGTCCGGCGTTCGTGATGTACGCGCTGCTCGACGCGGTGGTCGATCGTTACTTTCCCGTGCTGGAATCGCTCGGCTCGGAACTCGATGAAGTCGAGGAGCGCATCTTCGAACAGAACGGCTCGACGGCTTCGCGCGAGATCATCGAAGATCTCTATTCGCTCAAGCGCCGCATGACGATCCTGCAACATCACACGGCGCCGTTGCTCGAAGCAGTCAGCAAACTGTATGGCGGACGCTCGCCGGGGGTGTGCGCGGGCATGCAGGAATATTTCCGCGATGTGTACGATCACTTGTTGCGAATCGTGAAGACCATCGAAGGACGTCGCGAAATGATCGTCACCGCGATACAGGTGAATCTCGGCCTGATCGCGCTCTCGGAAAGCGAAGTAACCAAGCGTCTCGGTTCGTTCGCCGCGCTCTTTGCCGTACCGACCATGATCGCCGGCATCTACGGGATGAACTTCCATCGCATACCCGAGCTGGACTGGGCTTACGGCTATCCTGCGTGTCTTGCTGTCATGCTAGCGGTGGATTTAGTACTATATTGGCGCTTCAAGAAGGCAGGTTGGCTATAA
- the infA gene encoding translation initiation factor IF-1, whose protein sequence is MAKEELLELDGIVDEVLPDSRYRVTLDNGVVVGAYASGRMRKNHIRILAGDRVTLELSVYDLTKGRINFRHKDERAGSGGPRAPMRRR, encoded by the coding sequence ATGGCGAAAGAAGAACTACTCGAACTCGACGGTATCGTTGATGAAGTGCTTCCCGACAGTCGCTACCGCGTGACGCTGGACAATGGCGTCGTCGTGGGCGCATACGCCTCGGGCCGCATGCGCAAGAACCACATTCGTATTCTCGCGGGCGACCGCGTGACGCTGGAATTGTCGGTGTACGACCTGACCAAGGGCCGCATCAACTTCCGGCACAAGGACGAACGCGCAGGCAGCGGTGGCCCGCGTGCGCCGATGCGCCGTCGTTAA
- a CDS encoding HAD family hydrolase: MSAADIRYGLHSATGDGAAAFEALAKVELVVTDCDGTLLYTDKTLGDKAVDAVRRLREAGVQFTVASSRPGKGMRHIVKTLGVDLPFGSYNGGSLVQPGTWETFAAHKLPRDAVQTALDTLAETGVDAWVFIDDNWYLTNPDGEYVPLETRTVGYEGVRVQRFDELDLSAVDKIVGSTSNATLIEKVEKQLEEQLKDRAHAARSQTYYLDVTSLEANKGDAVRELAKRANVPLDRVAVLGDMGNDVAMFEIAGVSIAMGQASEAVQRRASLVSASNDEDGFAIGLDAILAMRAAR, encoded by the coding sequence ATGAGCGCCGCCGATATCCGCTACGGCCTCCATAGCGCAACCGGCGACGGCGCCGCCGCGTTCGAGGCGCTCGCGAAGGTCGAACTCGTCGTCACCGATTGCGACGGCACGCTGCTCTACACCGACAAGACGCTCGGCGACAAAGCCGTCGACGCCGTGCGGCGCCTGCGCGAAGCGGGCGTGCAGTTCACGGTGGCGAGCAGCCGGCCGGGCAAGGGCATGCGTCATATCGTGAAGACGCTCGGCGTGGATTTGCCGTTTGGGTCCTACAACGGCGGCAGTCTGGTTCAGCCGGGAACGTGGGAAACGTTCGCCGCGCACAAACTGCCGCGCGATGCCGTGCAGACCGCGCTGGACACGCTTGCCGAAACCGGCGTGGATGCCTGGGTGTTCATCGACGATAACTGGTACTTGACCAATCCCGATGGCGAATACGTGCCGCTCGAAACGCGCACCGTGGGCTACGAAGGCGTGCGCGTACAGCGCTTCGACGAACTCGATCTGTCGGCGGTGGACAAGATCGTCGGTTCGACTTCGAATGCAACGCTGATCGAAAAGGTCGAGAAACAGTTGGAGGAGCAACTGAAGGATCGCGCACACGCGGCGCGTTCGCAAACCTATTACCTCGATGTCACGAGCCTCGAAGCCAATAAGGGCGACGCCGTGCGCGAGCTGGCGAAGCGCGCGAATGTGCCGCTGGATCGTGTGGCCGTGCTCGGCGACATGGGAAACGATGTCGCCATGTTCGAAATTGCGGGTGTGTCGATTGCCATGGGGCAAGCGTCGGAGGCCGTGCAACGGCGCGCGAGCCTGGTTTCGGCAAGCAATGACGAAGACGGTTTCGCTATCGGCCTCGACGCCATATTGGCGATGCGGGCCGCTCGATAG
- a CDS encoding ROK family protein yields the protein MSTTSVAKKTKSRTTIDKGAARAERILAIDVGGTGLKAAIISEEGEMKSDRLRVATPHPATPEVLVDTLIKLVEPLVAEPPTHISIGFPGVVRNNVVLTAPNLGNEYWNGIPLADLISQRVGGVPVRMINDAEMQGLAAIEGRGLEFVLTLGTGAGTALFRDGELMPHLELAHHPVSKKGDAYDQYIGAAAREKAGNKRWNKRVQKVIGILSSLVNYDKLWIGGGNAANLKFELPPNVAVVSNAAGIEGGAKLWHPRSVRETRQLPHFNTQHAEKEKGAQA from the coding sequence GTGAGCACGACATCCGTAGCGAAAAAAACCAAGAGCCGCACGACCATCGACAAAGGCGCCGCGCGCGCCGAGCGCATTCTCGCCATCGACGTGGGCGGTACGGGCTTGAAAGCCGCGATCATCTCGGAAGAAGGCGAAATGAAGAGCGATCGCCTGCGCGTGGCAACGCCGCATCCGGCGACGCCCGAAGTGCTCGTCGATACGCTCATCAAGCTGGTCGAGCCGCTCGTTGCCGAACCGCCGACGCATATTTCCATCGGCTTTCCGGGCGTGGTGCGCAACAACGTCGTCCTGACCGCGCCCAATCTCGGCAACGAATACTGGAACGGCATCCCGCTCGCGGATTTGATCTCGCAGCGCGTCGGCGGCGTGCCCGTGCGCATGATCAACGATGCCGAAATGCAGGGGCTCGCGGCTATCGAAGGGCGCGGCCTGGAGTTCGTGCTGACGCTTGGCACCGGCGCCGGCACCGCGCTCTTTCGCGACGGCGAACTCATGCCGCATCTGGAACTCGCGCATCATCCGGTGTCGAAGAAGGGCGACGCGTATGACCAATACATCGGCGCGGCGGCGCGCGAGAAGGCGGGCAATAAACGCTGGAACAAGCGCGTACAGAAGGTCATCGGCATTCTGTCGTCGCTCGTGAATTACGACAAGCTGTGGATCGGCGGCGGCAATGCCGCGAATCTGAAGTTCGAGTTACCGCCGAACGTGGCGGTGGTGTCGAACGCGGCGGGCATCGAAGGCGGCGCGAAGCTCTGGCATCCGCGTTCCGTGCGGGAAACGCGTCAGTTGCCGCATTTCAATACGCAGCACGCGGAGAAGGAAAAGGGAGCGCAAGCATGA
- the zwf gene encoding glucose-6-phosphate dehydrogenase → MPNENNEAQQSNPTQLSGQKPEQATPLAGKHPAPPCTLVIFGAGGDLTKRLLMPALYNLASDGLLDDGMQIIGVNHGERETADWRDELTQSLRKFAADKASTFHTSQLNEKAWSWVTERLEYFAGEFTEDETFERLKSRLAKAKGGNVVFYLAVSSRFFGPIVEHLGSAGLLEEKDGSFRRLVIEKPFGTDLATAQELNRCILSYASESQVYRIDHFLGKDTVQSILAVRFANAMFEPMWRREYIDHVQITAAETIGVEGRGSFYEQTGAFRDMLPNHLFQLLGMVAMEPPNSFDAETVRDKKAEVFDAIVPLHPQDVVFGQYEDGPAGKGYKEEDGVAKDSRTETYAAARVYVDNWRWAGVPFYLRTGKRLTERRTEISIYLKAVPFRLFRDTPVDELTPNVFTLRIDPAHGTSFDFNVKVPGPIMQIGAVRSAFNYGDFFAERANVGYETLLYDCMLGDETLFQRADSIETAWAAVDDVLHPHDGEVEVHGYPAGSAGPEESDKLLAADGRAWRSLTDTIKKTD, encoded by the coding sequence ATGCCGAACGAGAACAACGAAGCACAGCAATCGAATCCAACGCAATTGAGCGGGCAAAAGCCGGAACAGGCCACGCCGCTTGCCGGCAAGCATCCCGCGCCGCCTTGCACGCTGGTCATCTTCGGCGCGGGCGGCGATCTCACCAAGCGGCTCCTGATGCCCGCGCTCTACAACCTCGCATCGGATGGCCTGCTCGACGACGGCATGCAGATCATCGGCGTCAATCATGGCGAGCGCGAAACCGCCGACTGGCGCGATGAGCTGACGCAGTCGCTACGCAAGTTCGCCGCCGACAAAGCGAGCACGTTCCACACGTCGCAACTCAACGAAAAAGCGTGGAGCTGGGTCACCGAGCGGCTCGAATACTTCGCGGGCGAATTCACCGAAGACGAAACCTTCGAGCGCCTCAAAAGCCGGCTCGCAAAGGCCAAGGGCGGCAACGTCGTGTTCTATCTGGCGGTGAGCTCGCGGTTCTTCGGACCTATCGTCGAGCATCTCGGCAGCGCGGGCCTGCTGGAAGAGAAGGACGGCAGCTTCCGCCGCCTCGTCATCGAGAAGCCGTTCGGTACCGACCTGGCCACGGCGCAGGAGCTCAATCGCTGCATTCTTTCGTATGCGTCGGAGTCGCAGGTTTATCGCATCGACCATTTTCTCGGCAAGGACACGGTGCAGAGCATTCTCGCCGTGCGCTTCGCCAACGCCATGTTCGAGCCGATGTGGCGGCGCGAGTACATCGATCACGTGCAGATCACGGCGGCGGAAACCATCGGAGTGGAAGGGCGCGGCAGCTTCTACGAACAGACCGGCGCATTTCGCGACATGCTGCCGAACCATCTGTTCCAGTTGCTCGGCATGGTGGCAATGGAGCCGCCCAATTCCTTCGACGCCGAAACCGTGCGCGACAAGAAAGCCGAGGTGTTCGATGCAATCGTGCCGCTGCATCCTCAAGACGTCGTATTCGGCCAGTACGAGGACGGTCCAGCGGGCAAAGGTTACAAGGAAGAAGACGGCGTCGCCAAAGACAGCCGCACCGAAACCTATGCCGCGGCGCGCGTCTATGTGGACAACTGGCGCTGGGCGGGCGTGCCGTTTTACTTGCGCACTGGCAAGCGTTTGACCGAGCGCCGCACGGAGATTTCGATCTATCTCAAGGCCGTGCCGTTTCGCCTGTTCCGCGACACGCCCGTCGATGAACTCACGCCCAACGTCTTCACGCTACGTATCGATCCGGCGCACGGCACGAGTTTCGACTTCAACGTGAAGGTGCCGGGACCGATCATGCAGATCGGCGCGGTGCGCTCGGCGTTCAATTACGGCGATTTCTTCGCGGAGCGCGCCAACGTCGGTTACGAGACGCTGCTCTACGACTGCATGCTCGGCGACGAGACGCTGTTTCAGCGCGCGGACAGCATCGAGACGGCATGGGCCGCGGTGGACGACGTACTGCATCCGCATGACGGCGAGGTCGAGGTGCACGGCTATCCGGCCGGTAGCGCGGGGCCCGAGGAATCCGACAAGCTGCTCGCAGCCGATGGCCGCGCGTGGCGCTCGCTTACCGACACCATCAAGAAAACCGACTGA